One genomic region from Stackebrandtia nassauensis DSM 44728 encodes:
- the kynU gene encoding kynureninase codes for MFSELHPEADPATLDAADPLASFRSEFAHDTEDLIYLDGNSLGRPPRAVLDAVRRVTDEEWTNRLIRGWDEWIELPSRAGDALAADVVGARPGEVLVCDSTSVNLYKLAAAALDAAPKGRRVIVTDDDNFPTDRYILAGIAERHGGELRVIHTDIDEGVDPKTVAKAVKKDTALLCLSHVSYRSGAIADMAAITERAHKSGAKVLWDLCHSAGAVPVELDACGVDLAVGCTYKYLNAGPGAPAFLYVREELQTRLRQPMWGWFSQTDQFAMGPEYLPREDIGRFAVGTPTVVGVAAVEAAVAVTARAGVAALREKSVRLGAYAQALFAEWLAPLGFELASPDDPLRRGGHLTLAHKEAWRIGQAMRARGVIPDYREPDRLRLGFAPLYNGYRDVHEGLSRVADIVRSGEYEKFPAEKGQVT; via the coding sequence ATGTTCTCCGAACTTCACCCCGAGGCCGACCCCGCGACTTTGGACGCCGCCGACCCGCTGGCGTCGTTCCGCTCGGAATTCGCTCACGATACCGAGGACCTGATCTATCTGGACGGTAATTCGCTGGGCCGTCCGCCGCGAGCGGTGCTCGACGCGGTCCGGCGGGTCACCGACGAGGAGTGGACGAACCGGCTGATCCGGGGCTGGGACGAGTGGATCGAGTTGCCGTCGCGGGCGGGGGACGCGCTGGCGGCGGATGTCGTGGGTGCCCGGCCCGGCGAGGTGCTGGTGTGCGATTCCACCAGCGTCAACCTGTACAAGCTGGCGGCGGCGGCCCTGGACGCGGCGCCCAAGGGGCGGCGGGTGATCGTCACCGACGACGACAACTTCCCCACCGACCGGTACATCCTGGCGGGGATCGCCGAACGGCACGGCGGTGAGCTGCGCGTCATCCACACCGACATCGACGAGGGCGTGGACCCCAAGACGGTGGCCAAGGCCGTCAAGAAGGACACGGCGCTGTTGTGTCTGTCGCACGTGTCGTACCGCTCGGGCGCGATCGCCGACATGGCGGCGATCACCGAACGCGCGCACAAGTCGGGCGCGAAGGTGCTGTGGGACCTGTGCCATTCGGCCGGGGCGGTGCCGGTGGAGCTGGACGCGTGCGGGGTGGACCTGGCGGTGGGCTGCACCTACAAGTACCTCAACGCGGGGCCCGGGGCTCCGGCGTTCCTGTATGTGCGTGAGGAACTCCAGACGCGGCTGCGGCAGCCGATGTGGGGCTGGTTCTCGCAGACCGACCAGTTCGCGATGGGACCGGAGTACTTGCCGCGCGAGGACATCGGACGCTTCGCGGTGGGCACCCCGACGGTGGTCGGGGTGGCGGCGGTGGAGGCCGCGGTGGCGGTGACGGCGCGGGCCGGGGTAGCGGCGCTGCGGGAGAAGTCAGTGCGGCTGGGCGCGTACGCGCAGGCGCTGTTCGCCGAATGGCTGGCGCCGTTGGGGTTCGAGCTGGCGTCGCCGGACGATCCGCTGCGCCGGGGCGGCCATCTGACGCTGGCGCACAAGGAGGCGTGGCGGATCGGCCAGGCGATGCGTGCGCGTGGCGTCATCCCCGACTACCGGGAGCCGGACCGGCTGCGGCTGGGTTTCGCGCCGCTTTACAACGGCTATCGCGATGTCCACGAGGGACTGTCGCGGGTGGCCGACATCGTGCGTTCCGGCGAGTACGAGAAGTTCCCGGCCGAGAAGGGGCAGGTGACATAG
- a CDS encoding SMP-30/gluconolactonase/LRE family protein, giving the protein MDERIPVVFDSYDERFAGGHGDDYFERLFSGGRWTEGPVYVPSGKYLLFSDIPNNRVLRWDETDGSVSVFRSPSNYTNGHTLDRHGRLISCEQGGRRVTRTEIDGSITVLAERWNGHRLNSPNDAVVASDGSVWFTDPPYGITSDYEGERAEPEIDGCHVYRVDPVSGAVDIVADDFERPNGLAFSPDESLMYIVDTRRNHIRRFRVEPEGKLSGGEVFAECPEGQFDGIRLDETGRIWAACADVHCFDPDGTHLARLRIPEPNVSNLVFGGRKRNRLFVTATGSVYSVLLNINGAAKLPRD; this is encoded by the coding sequence ATGGACGAGCGCATCCCCGTGGTCTTCGATTCCTACGACGAACGGTTCGCTGGTGGCCACGGCGACGACTACTTCGAGCGGCTGTTCTCCGGCGGCCGCTGGACCGAGGGGCCGGTGTACGTCCCGTCCGGGAAGTACCTGCTGTTCAGCGACATCCCCAACAACCGGGTGCTGCGCTGGGACGAGACCGACGGCTCGGTGAGCGTGTTCCGTTCGCCGTCGAACTACACCAACGGCCACACGCTCGACCGGCACGGACGGCTGATCTCCTGCGAGCAGGGTGGACGGCGCGTCACCCGCACCGAGATCGACGGCTCGATCACGGTGCTGGCCGAGCGCTGGAACGGCCACCGGCTCAACAGCCCCAACGACGCCGTGGTGGCCAGCGACGGTTCGGTCTGGTTCACCGACCCGCCCTACGGCATCACCAGCGACTACGAGGGCGAGCGCGCCGAACCCGAGATCGACGGCTGTCACGTCTACCGCGTCGACCCCGTCTCGGGGGCCGTCGACATCGTCGCCGACGACTTCGAGCGCCCCAACGGGCTGGCGTTCTCACCCGACGAGAGCCTCATGTACATAGTCGACACCCGTCGCAACCACATCCGCCGGTTCCGGGTCGAGCCCGAGGGCAAGCTGTCGGGCGGCGAGGTGTTCGCCGAGTGCCCCGAGGGCCAGTTCGACGGCATCCGGCTCGACGAGACCGGCCGGATCTGGGCCGCCTGCGCCGACGTCCACTGCTTCGACCCCGACGGCACCCACCTGGCGCGGCTGCGGATCCCGGAACCGAACGTGTCCAACCTGGTCTTCGGCGGCCGCAAACGCAACCGGCTGTTCGTCACCGCCACCGGCTCGGTGTACTCGGTGCTGCTGAACATCAACGGCGCGGCCAAGCTGCCCCGCGACTAG
- a CDS encoding Lrp/AsnC family transcriptional regulator produces the protein MSSSTASPDNRIDDVDRAILAALQHDATRPYAELGKAVGLSAGAAHERVRKLRERGVVRATTIDVDAAALGKPVLSFVTLDAADWMGGSDTAEALAAIPEIEEAHIVAGSGTVLLKVRTASTQELQSVLKRLYAVDTVATTHTTVVLETLFTRPVAIADRTGSGGH, from the coding sequence ATGTCATCTAGCACAGCCTCGCCGGACAACCGGATCGACGACGTCGACCGCGCGATCCTGGCCGCCCTCCAGCACGACGCGACCCGCCCGTACGCCGAGCTGGGAAAGGCCGTGGGCCTGTCCGCGGGCGCGGCGCACGAGCGGGTGCGCAAACTGCGGGAACGGGGCGTCGTGCGCGCCACCACGATCGACGTGGACGCGGCGGCGCTCGGCAAACCGGTGCTGTCCTTCGTGACCCTCGACGCGGCCGACTGGATGGGCGGTTCCGACACCGCCGAGGCGCTGGCGGCCATCCCCGAGATCGAGGAGGCCCACATCGTCGCGGGCTCGGGCACCGTCCTGCTGAAAGTGCGCACAGCGTCCACTCAGGAACTGCAATCGGTGCTCAAGCGTCTGTACGCCGTGGACACCGTGGCGACGACACACACGACGGTCGTACTGGAGACCCTGTTCACCCGGCCGGTCGCGATCGCGGACCGAACGGGTTCAGGCGGCCATTAA
- a CDS encoding HNH endonuclease: protein MTAIGSIAANGGITTSALVLNATYEPLCVVSVRRAAVLLLSEKAETVTPGDGFLHSERVTIQVPSVVRLNRYVRVTRRRGVSLTRRAVFARDGWKCAYCGGPAETIDHVMPRSRGGRHIWENVVASCARCNHKKSDRTPGEMGWSLAPAPSVPKNPLWRVLGHRTPDPRWAVWLMAA from the coding sequence ATGACCGCCATCGGGTCCATCGCCGCCAATGGCGGCATCACAACCAGCGCCCTGGTTCTCAACGCGACCTATGAACCCCTGTGCGTCGTCTCGGTACGTCGCGCCGCGGTTCTGCTGCTGTCGGAGAAAGCCGAGACCGTCACCCCCGGCGACGGCTTCCTGCACAGCGAACGCGTCACGATCCAGGTGCCGTCGGTCGTGCGCCTCAATCGTTACGTTCGGGTCACCAGACGCCGTGGTGTCAGCCTGACCCGTCGCGCGGTCTTCGCCCGCGACGGCTGGAAGTGCGCCTACTGCGGCGGTCCCGCCGAGACGATCGACCACGTCATGCCCCGCAGTCGCGGCGGCAGACACATCTGGGAGAACGTCGTCGCCTCCTGCGCTCGCTGCAATCACAAGAAGAGCGACCGTACCCCCGGCGAGATGGGCTGGAGCCTGGCCCCCGCCCCGTCGGTGCCGAAGAATCCGCTGTGGAGAGTCCTCGGCCACCGCACCCCCGACCCCCGTTGGGCCGTCTGGTTAATGGCCGCCTGA
- a CDS encoding mechanosensitive ion channel family protein — protein sequence MLTALIEKGPPCADESGTACALVWNLTGNMWLSESADVLFFKPLRILAIIGICLLARGLINRGIKRLTRVTAEGKPPTILKPFRERVPNLMADSDTEELLGDRRKQRAETIGSLFRSLVSWLIYVIMFLLILSELDINIGPILASAGVAGLAIGFGAQALVKDVISGLFMIMEDQYGVGDSVDLGEAVGVVQVVGLRVTTLRDLQGTLWYVRNGEIIRVGNQSQSWANIVLDLPLGPSVDVDAANEVITQAAVTFNEDPEWGEYVLEEPDVQGVVDMNVDATVFRVVLKVDSEEQWAIGRELRRRISHALRESGIASELTAGRIFVPRSPTPGA from the coding sequence GTGCTGACCGCCTTGATCGAAAAAGGGCCCCCGTGTGCCGACGAATCCGGTACCGCCTGCGCCCTGGTGTGGAACCTGACCGGGAACATGTGGTTGTCCGAGAGCGCGGACGTGCTGTTCTTCAAGCCGCTGCGGATATTGGCGATCATCGGGATCTGCCTGCTGGCCCGTGGACTGATCAACCGGGGCATCAAACGGCTGACGCGGGTGACCGCCGAGGGCAAGCCGCCCACGATCCTGAAGCCGTTCCGCGAGCGGGTTCCCAACCTGATGGCCGACTCCGACACCGAGGAGTTGCTGGGCGACCGCCGCAAGCAGCGCGCCGAGACCATCGGCTCGCTGTTCCGCAGTCTGGTGTCCTGGCTGATCTACGTGATCATGTTCCTGCTGATCCTGTCGGAACTGGACATCAACATCGGGCCGATACTGGCCAGTGCCGGGGTCGCGGGGCTGGCGATCGGTTTCGGCGCCCAGGCGCTGGTCAAGGACGTCATCTCCGGGCTCTTCATGATCATGGAGGACCAGTACGGCGTCGGCGACAGCGTCGACCTGGGCGAGGCCGTGGGTGTGGTGCAGGTGGTGGGCCTGCGGGTCACGACGTTGCGGGACCTGCAGGGGACACTGTGGTACGTCCGCAATGGTGAGATCATCCGGGTGGGAAACCAGTCGCAGAGCTGGGCGAACATCGTGCTGGACCTGCCGTTGGGGCCGTCCGTCGACGTGGACGCCGCCAACGAGGTGATCACCCAGGCCGCCGTCACGTTCAACGAGGACCCCGAGTGGGGAGAGTACGTTTTGGAGGAACCCGACGTTCAGGGTGTCGTCGACATGAACGTGGACGCCACGGTGTTCCGGGTGGTGCTCAAGGTCGACTCCGAGGAGCAGTGGGCGATCGGTCGCGAACTGCGCCGCCGGATCTCGCATGCCCTGCGGGAATCGGGAATCGCCAGTGAGCTGACCGCGGGACGCATCTTCGTGCCCAGGTCACCGACCCCGGGAGCTTGA